The following coding sequences lie in one Mucilaginibacter sp. KACC 22773 genomic window:
- a CDS encoding helix-turn-helix domain-containing protein — MKLTLREESTGGELLLFKEEAGFDRLFFSRDRFNKYFTIAWNPGERQTVTIDGTKYDFPANSLLTLLFNQTFSFENSAGIVAWQFNREFYCIIDHDSEVSCVGFLFSSTDHMFVQLNDPAQQKLKLLSDVFIDEFQTSDNIQNEMLLVLLKRLIIYVTRLAKSGYVPVKKLQDERFHIIRKFNLLVEANFKTEHSVSFYADVLCKSPKTLSNLFAIFNQKTPSQIIQERITVEAKRLLSYTDRSVKHITFELGFEDVPYFSNFFKKNAGLSPSDFRNSPKDSKEGK, encoded by the coding sequence ATGAAACTTACACTAAGAGAGGAAAGCACCGGCGGCGAATTGCTGCTTTTTAAAGAAGAAGCGGGTTTTGACCGCCTGTTTTTTAGCAGGGATAGGTTCAATAAGTATTTTACCATCGCCTGGAACCCCGGAGAACGCCAGACTGTTACCATTGACGGCACCAAATATGATTTCCCGGCCAATTCCCTGCTGACCCTTTTGTTTAACCAAACTTTCAGCTTTGAAAATTCTGCAGGCATCGTTGCCTGGCAGTTTAACCGGGAATTTTACTGTATCATCGATCATGACAGCGAAGTAAGCTGCGTGGGCTTCCTGTTCAGCAGTACCGATCATATGTTTGTTCAGTTAAATGATCCTGCACAACAAAAGCTAAAATTGCTGTCAGATGTTTTCATCGACGAATTTCAAACCTCAGACAATATTCAGAATGAAATGCTGCTGGTACTGCTCAAACGCCTCATCATTTATGTGACCCGGCTGGCAAAATCCGGTTATGTACCGGTCAAAAAGTTGCAGGACGAAAGGTTTCATATCATTAGAAAATTCAACCTGCTGGTCGAAGCTAATTTCAAAACAGAGCACTCCGTTAGTTTTTATGCCGATGTGCTTTGCAAGTCGCCTAAAACCTTATCCAACCTTTTTGCCATTTTCAATCAGAAGACCCCATCACAGATCATCCAGGAAAGAATCACGGTAGAGGCTAAGCGGCTTTTATCCTATACCGACAGGTCGGTAAAGCACATTACCTTCGAACTCGGGTTTGAAGATGTGCCCTACTTCTCCAACTTCTTCAAAAAAAATGCCGGCCTATCGCCATCGGACTTCAGAAATTCGCCAAAAGATTCCAAAGAAGGGAAATAG
- a CDS encoding alpha/beta hydrolase — METQAKSQTVKNVVLVHGAFADGSGFKALYSELTKKGYNVSVVQNPLTSLEDDVLATHVALDRIGGPAILAGHSWGGAVITEAGNHPNVAALVYIAAFQPDNGESALQWLQTAPPAPENGVLPPDEKGIVYYDKDKYHAGFCADIDADEAAFMYASQGAFYAKGFVSPITDAAWRHKPAYGLIATEDKSINPDIQRNMYSRSNTQVTEVKGSHVIFMSQPEIVAGVIIEAAQAVSAQ, encoded by the coding sequence ATGGAAACTCAAGCAAAATCTCAAACAGTAAAAAATGTAGTATTGGTACATGGCGCATTCGCCGATGGTTCAGGATTTAAAGCGCTTTACAGCGAATTAACTAAAAAAGGGTATAACGTATCGGTTGTACAAAACCCGCTAACCTCATTGGAAGACGATGTTTTGGCAACACACGTTGCTCTGGATAGGATTGGCGGTCCGGCTATCCTTGCCGGGCACTCATGGGGTGGCGCGGTGATCACCGAAGCTGGCAATCACCCAAATGTTGCCGCCCTGGTTTATATCGCGGCATTTCAGCCAGACAATGGCGAGTCTGCCCTGCAATGGTTACAAACTGCTCCCCCTGCACCTGAGAACGGCGTGCTTCCTCCTGATGAAAAAGGAATTGTATACTATGACAAAGATAAATATCATGCAGGCTTTTGTGCAGATATCGACGCGGATGAAGCAGCATTTATGTATGCTTCTCAGGGTGCTTTTTATGCCAAAGGCTTTGTAAGCCCCATCACCGATGCTGCCTGGAGGCACAAACCTGCTTATGGCCTGATCGCTACTGAAGATAAAAGCATTAACCCGGACATACAAAGAAATATGTATAGCCGGTCGAACACACAAGTAACCGAAGTTAAAGGCAGTCACGTTATCTTCATGTCGCAGCCCGAAATCGTTGCAGGTGTCATTATTGAAGCTGCTCAGGCAGTGTCAGCCCAATAA
- a CDS encoding SDR family NAD(P)-dependent oxidoreductase: MKKTILITSASSGIGRETAKRFQQKDSIIIATTSSPKNEPELNQLPNTQVARLDVQNRSSIAEAIDAG, translated from the coding sequence ATGAAAAAAACTATTCTGATCACCAGCGCGTCCTCCGGAATTGGGCGGGAAACCGCCAAACGGTTCCAGCAAAAGGATTCGATTATTATCGCTACGACGAGCTCCCCCAAAAATGAACCGGAACTTAACCAATTGCCGAATACCCAGGTCGCACGGCTCGATGTGCAGAACCGATCATCTATTGCCGAGGCCATTGATGCGGGTTGA
- a CDS encoding ABC-F family ATP-binding cassette domain-containing protein — translation MITVSNLSLRYGKRTLFEDVNLKFSQGNCYGIIGANGAGKSTFLKILSGDIDPTSGSVSFTPGERMAVLSQNHYAFDEFTVLETVMMGHKEMYAVMKEKDAIYLKEDFTDADGERAGELENLFAEMDGWNAESNAATLLSNLGIKEEFHYNLVKDLDNTQKVRVLLAQALFGKPDILLLDEPTNDLDIHTVSWLEDFLASYEAIVLVVSHDRHFLDTVCTHVVDIDFAKMTIYTGNYTFWYESSQLALKQRSDQNKKTEERVKELQEFIRRFSANASKSKQATSRKKALDKINIDEIQPSNRKYPGIIFNNLGREAGDQILQVENLKKSLNGELLFNNISFTVNKGDKIAILSQNSLATTALYNVLTGRDADFKGAFKWGVTINPADIPIDNAEYFKGKDDNLIDWLREYSPGEKDDQFIRGFLGRMLFSGEEVLKKSNVLSGGEKMRCMFSRMMLQQANLLMFDEPTNHLDLESITALNNGMKDFRGTILFTSRDHELVETVANRIIELTPGGYIDKLMTYDEYINSPVVQKQREELYAAV, via the coding sequence ATGATCACGGTATCCAATCTATCTTTACGTTACGGTAAACGTACTTTATTTGAAGACGTTAATCTTAAATTTTCTCAGGGCAATTGCTACGGCATTATCGGTGCCAACGGCGCCGGTAAATCAACATTTTTAAAAATTCTTTCGGGAGATATTGACCCTACCAGCGGTTCGGTAAGTTTTACTCCCGGTGAACGAATGGCAGTATTAAGTCAAAACCATTATGCTTTTGACGAATTTACAGTACTTGAAACCGTAATGATGGGCCACAAGGAAATGTATGCTGTAATGAAAGAAAAAGATGCCATTTACCTTAAAGAAGATTTTACTGATGCCGATGGCGAACGCGCCGGCGAACTGGAAAATCTTTTTGCCGAAATGGACGGCTGGAATGCCGAAAGTAATGCTGCCACCCTTTTAAGCAACCTTGGCATAAAGGAGGAATTCCATTATAACCTTGTAAAAGATCTGGATAATACCCAAAAAGTACGTGTGTTACTGGCACAAGCTCTTTTTGGCAAACCCGACATTTTACTATTGGATGAGCCTACCAACGACCTGGACATCCATACCGTAAGCTGGCTGGAGGATTTTTTAGCCTCATACGAGGCTATCGTTTTGGTAGTATCGCACGACAGGCACTTCCTGGATACCGTGTGTACCCACGTGGTAGACATCGACTTTGCCAAAATGACCATTTATACCGGTAACTATACTTTCTGGTACGAATCGAGCCAGCTTGCACTGAAACAACGTTCTGACCAGAATAAAAAGACGGAAGAGCGGGTTAAAGAACTGCAGGAGTTTATCCGTAGGTTTAGCGCCAACGCATCAAAATCAAAACAGGCCACCAGCCGTAAAAAGGCGCTGGATAAAATTAATATTGATGAAATTCAACCATCAAACCGTAAATATCCGGGCATCATATTCAACAACCTTGGCCGCGAAGCAGGTGACCAGATATTACAGGTTGAAAACCTGAAGAAATCACTTAACGGCGAGCTACTGTTCAACAATATTAGCTTTACCGTTAATAAAGGTGATAAAATTGCCATACTATCACAAAACAGCCTTGCTACAACAGCCCTTTATAATGTATTAACCGGCAGGGACGCCGATTTTAAAGGCGCATTTAAATGGGGTGTTACTATAAACCCGGCAGATATCCCTATTGATAACGCCGAATACTTTAAAGGCAAAGATGATAACCTGATTGACTGGCTGCGCGAATATTCGCCGGGCGAAAAGGACGACCAGTTTATTCGCGGCTTTTTAGGCCGGATGTTATTCTCGGGCGAGGAAGTTTTAAAGAAAAGCAATGTACTATCTGGTGGCGAGAAAATGCGCTGCATGTTTAGCCGTATGATGCTGCAACAAGCCAACCTACTGATGTTTGATGAACCAACCAACCACCTCGACCTGGAATCCATCACCGCCCTTAATAATGGCATGAAAGACTTCAGGGGCACTATCCTGTTCACCTCACGTGACCATGAGCTGGTTGAAACCGTAGCCAACCGCATCATTGAATTAACACCTGGCGGTTATATTGATAAGCTGATGACCTACGATGAGTACATTAATAGCCCGGTAGTTCAAAAACAACGCGAGGAGCTGTACGCAGCAGTTTAA
- a CDS encoding SRPBCC family protein, whose amino-acid sequence MSTFTSAISINKPINEVYNYLADFNNHQKLMPDSIQEWVSTTDEASFSIPNMAKLSLKIDSRVVNQEIVIKPAAKPPFALELKWSLSPNNDQTDIVFTINAELSMMLKMLASGPLQKLADHETQSLKGILA is encoded by the coding sequence ATGAGTACATTTACCAGCGCCATCAGCATAAACAAGCCTATAAACGAGGTTTACAACTACCTGGCCGATTTTAATAATCACCAAAAATTAATGCCGGATAGCATACAGGAATGGGTGTCTACCACCGATGAAGCCAGTTTCAGCATACCCAATATGGCCAAACTATCATTAAAGATAGATAGCCGCGTGGTAAACCAGGAAATTGTAATTAAACCGGCAGCTAAACCACCCTTTGCTTTAGAACTAAAATGGTCGTTATCCCCAAATAACGACCAAACAGATATTGTTTTTACTATTAATGCAGAGTTAAGCATGATGCTGAAGATGCTTGCTTCCGGGCCCCTGCAAAAATTAGCCGACCATGAAACGCAAAGTTTAAAAGGTATATTAGCCTAA
- the pyrE gene encoding orotate phosphoribosyltransferase, protein MFNNNEIEQQVAEFLLQIKAIKLQPNNPFTWASGWKSPIYCDNRVTLSHPSIRTYIRQQLTVIIQEKFGSVGCIAGVATAGIPQGALVAQEMGLPFIYVRAKAKEHGTGSLIEGDVQTTTGKRVVVIEDLISTGKSSLQAVDALKSAGFEVAGLAAIFSYGFDIATENFKNAGCPFVTLSNYNALIKYAEANQYISEKDVALLAQWRENPSAWGQIASS, encoded by the coding sequence ATGTTTAATAATAATGAGATAGAACAGCAGGTTGCCGAGTTCCTGCTGCAAATTAAAGCAATTAAATTACAACCTAATAATCCTTTTACATGGGCATCAGGATGGAAATCGCCTATTTACTGCGATAATAGGGTAACGCTCTCTCATCCTTCAATCCGCACCTATATCAGGCAACAATTAACTGTTATTATCCAGGAAAAATTTGGCAGTGTTGGCTGTATTGCAGGTGTCGCTACAGCGGGCATACCACAAGGCGCCCTGGTAGCACAGGAAATGGGCCTGCCATTTATATACGTGCGCGCCAAAGCTAAGGAACATGGTACAGGCAGTTTAATTGAAGGCGATGTGCAAACTACCACCGGGAAAAGGGTTGTTGTAATTGAAGACCTGATATCAACCGGAAAAAGCAGCCTGCAAGCTGTCGATGCTTTAAAATCAGCCGGATTTGAAGTTGCGGGCCTTGCCGCCATTTTTAGCTACGGTTTTGATATAGCTACAGAAAACTTTAAAAATGCAGGTTGCCCTTTTGTAACGCTATCAAACTACAACGCATTGATAAAATACGCCGAAGCAAATCAATACATCAGCGAAAAAGATGTGGCCTTATTAGCGCAATGGCGAGAAAACCCATCTGCCTGGGGCCAAATTGCATCGAGCTAA
- a CDS encoding NUDIX domain-containing protein: MAQKYRIYINEKVILLTESEPHGSEKYEKLDAESFDLKIIYTWILANPKKLFYIKCNNVKEFLKSVKKSITVIEAAGGLVKNTAGHYLFIYRNDKWDLPKGKIEKEEKVKEAAVREVEEECGIKVSRLNEKICKTYHVYINRGEIVLKKTHWFKMDCKGKEKLKPQKEEGITDVRWFEKEHIEPIIDNTFPSILDVLHKEKLATNKLMPLKG, translated from the coding sequence ATGGCCCAAAAATACAGAATTTATATTAACGAAAAGGTTATCCTGCTAACTGAATCAGAACCTCATGGATCAGAAAAATACGAAAAGCTTGATGCAGAGTCCTTTGATCTTAAAATAATTTACACCTGGATACTGGCCAACCCCAAAAAGCTGTTCTACATTAAATGTAATAATGTTAAAGAATTTTTAAAATCTGTTAAAAAAAGCATTACGGTTATTGAGGCTGCAGGTGGCCTTGTAAAGAATACCGCAGGCCATTATTTATTTATTTACCGTAATGATAAATGGGATTTGCCCAAAGGGAAAATAGAGAAAGAAGAAAAAGTTAAGGAAGCCGCCGTGCGCGAGGTAGAAGAGGAATGTGGTATTAAAGTGAGCAGGCTTAATGAGAAAATTTGTAAAACCTACCACGTATATATAAACCGCGGAGAAATAGTGCTGAAAAAAACACACTGGTTTAAAATGGATTGCAAGGGTAAAGAGAAACTGAAGCCCCAAAAAGAAGAAGGTATTACCGATGTACGCTGGTTTGAAAAAGAACACATTGAGCCTATTATTGACAATACTTTTCCATCTATATTGGATGTATTGCACAAAGAAAAGCTGGCTACAAATAAGCTAATGCCTCTGAAGGGATAA
- the coaD gene encoding pantetheine-phosphate adenylyltransferase: protein MKIALFPGSFDPVTKAHVDIVKRSVGLFDKLYIGVGANSSKQGLLSIETREQMLRAVFKHDDRIHIVAYEGLTVNFCKSIGAAYMIRGIRTVSDFEYEKAIAQMNHALMPDIESIFIVSKPGYSSISSTIVREIMRHHGDVAQFIPSEALAYL, encoded by the coding sequence ATGAAGATCGCCCTTTTCCCAGGTTCGTTTGATCCGGTTACCAAAGCACATGTGGATATCGTGAAACGCTCTGTTGGCCTGTTTGATAAGCTTTATATAGGCGTTGGTGCAAATAGCAGTAAACAAGGATTATTGAGTATAGAAACCCGGGAGCAAATGTTACGGGCTGTTTTTAAACACGACGACCGGATACACATTGTGGCTTACGAAGGACTCACCGTAAATTTTTGCAAAAGCATCGGTGCTGCCTATATGATCAGGGGCATCCGTACAGTATCTGACTTTGAGTACGAAAAAGCGATAGCCCAGATGAACCATGCATTAATGCCTGACATCGAAAGCATATTTATAGTAAGCAAGCCGGGCTATTCGTCTATCAGTTCAACCATCGTACGCGAAATTATGCGTCACCATGGCGATGTGGCCCAGTTTATCCCTTCAGAGGCATTAGCTTATTTGTAG
- a CDS encoding DUF4406 domain-containing protein, producing MTSKPLIILIAGPYRSGTNDDPELMANNLRKMEEVALPIFRAGHIPVIGEWLALPLLKQAGSTHPCDEAYQEISYPVSRRILAKCDAILRIPGESKGADGDVQIALEQGIKVYYNLEDIIAL from the coding sequence ATGACAAGTAAACCCCTAATCATTTTAATTGCAGGCCCCTATCGCTCAGGCACAAATGACGATCCCGAACTGATGGCCAATAATTTAAGAAAAATGGAAGAAGTCGCGCTACCTATTTTCAGGGCAGGGCACATTCCGGTAATAGGCGAATGGCTGGCACTGCCCCTGTTAAAACAAGCAGGATCAACACATCCGTGCGATGAAGCTTATCAGGAAATATCTTACCCGGTATCGCGCCGTATACTCGCTAAATGTGATGCCATTTTAAGGATACCCGGCGAATCAAAAGGAGCCGATGGCGATGTTCAAATTGCCCTGGAGCAAGGCATTAAGGTTTATTATAACCTGGAAGATATTATTGCGCTTTAA
- the nudK gene encoding GDP-mannose pyrophosphatase NudK, whose product MNKIRILRTEILSKNWYTLNNVTFEAIKQDGSVHQLTREAYDRGNGATILLYNTDLKTVILTRQFRMPTYINGNHDGMLIECCAGLLDENNPEDCIRKETEEETGYKITNVKKVFEAYMSPGSVTEILYFFVAEYTPDMKVSDGGGLDEENENIEVLELPFTQALNMISTGEIKDAKTIMLLQYAQLNNLVS is encoded by the coding sequence ATGAATAAAATCAGAATATTACGAACAGAGATTCTCTCCAAGAATTGGTATACACTCAATAATGTAACGTTTGAGGCTATTAAACAAGACGGATCGGTACATCAGCTCACGCGCGAAGCTTATGACCGGGGTAACGGCGCAACCATATTGCTCTACAATACTGATCTTAAAACTGTGATACTTACCCGCCAATTCAGGATGCCCACCTACATTAATGGCAACCACGACGGAATGCTTATTGAATGCTGCGCTGGCCTGCTGGATGAAAACAATCCGGAAGATTGTATCAGGAAAGAAACAGAAGAAGAAACCGGTTATAAAATAACCAATGTAAAAAAGGTATTTGAGGCTTACATGTCGCCCGGATCGGTAACAGAAATATTATATTTTTTTGTAGCTGAATATACACCCGACATGAAAGTAAGTGATGGCGGCGGCCTGGATGAAGAAAATGAAAACATAGAAGTATTGGAATTGCCGTTTACCCAAGCTTTAAACATGATCAGCACTGGCGAAATAAAGGACGCCAAAACAATAATGCTTTTACAGTACGCGCAACTAAACAACCTGGTATCATGA
- a CDS encoding DeoR/GlpR family DNA-binding transcription regulator produces the protein MNFQKRKQKILEQLNSTGEVDIKELAATLAISEITARRDLNQLASDGLLYRTHGGGMKVDPLAKPQDFVNKAAQNSSAKDNICRKAAEHIQDGDIIFMDCGSTVFRLCQFIKNKKIKVITNSLPVIYELQNCQVSLNIIGGEFDSKRQAVHGKVANEHIGRYRAGKAFLGVDGISPNGLFANSELEAEITSAYIKQSAFTYILCDAGKINNETYLKFADINQVDAIITNADDEKLKLFAETALTILRVD, from the coding sequence ATGAACTTTCAAAAAAGAAAACAAAAAATACTCGAGCAACTAAACAGCACCGGCGAAGTTGATATCAAAGAACTGGCAGCAACTCTCGCCATCTCGGAGATAACCGCCCGCCGCGATTTAAACCAACTTGCCAGCGACGGCTTACTTTACCGTACCCACGGCGGTGGGATGAAGGTTGATCCTTTGGCAAAACCACAGGATTTTGTAAATAAGGCGGCACAAAATTCAAGTGCTAAAGACAATATTTGCCGCAAAGCTGCCGAACATATACAGGACGGAGATATTATTTTTATGGATTGCGGCAGTACGGTTTTCAGGCTTTGCCAGTTTATAAAAAATAAAAAGATAAAAGTGATAACCAACTCCTTGCCAGTAATTTATGAATTACAGAACTGCCAGGTCTCGCTGAATATAATAGGCGGGGAGTTTGACAGTAAAAGGCAGGCTGTACACGGCAAGGTAGCAAACGAACATATTGGCCGATACAGGGCCGGCAAGGCCTTTTTAGGCGTTGACGGCATATCCCCAAACGGTTTATTTGCAAACAGCGAACTTGAAGCAGAAATAACATCAGCTTATATCAAACAAAGTGCCTTTACCTATATCTTATGCGATGCCGGTAAAATAAACAATGAGACTTATTTGAAATTTGCCGATATAAACCAGGTTGACGCTATAATTACCAATGCAGATGACGAAAAGCTTAAGCTTTTTGCGGAAACGGCTTTGACTATTCTGAGAGTTGATTAA
- the rsmD gene encoding 16S rRNA (guanine(966)-N(2))-methyltransferase RsmD, producing MRIIGGTLRGLRLNPPKNLPVRPTTDLAKEALFNILLNQIEFEGIKVLDLFSGTGNISLEFASRGATEVISVDRSIHCVNYLKDTSRQHKLDQVKVYKEDVFKYLQMETEQYDLVFADPPYDLNKIPEIPKIVFERNILLPGALLIVEHQSMQNISQHPSFMEQRKYGHSSFSFFRNKADEQA from the coding sequence ATGCGTATCATCGGAGGCACTTTAAGAGGATTAAGGCTTAATCCACCCAAAAATCTTCCGGTGCGCCCCACTACCGACCTGGCCAAGGAAGCACTTTTTAATATTCTTTTAAATCAGATAGAATTTGAAGGCATCAAGGTGCTTGATCTTTTTAGCGGCACCGGCAATATCTCATTGGAATTCGCGTCGAGAGGCGCAACGGAAGTAATATCTGTAGACAGGAGCATCCATTGTGTTAACTATCTTAAAGACACATCGCGCCAGCATAAGCTTGACCAGGTAAAGGTGTATAAGGAGGATGTTTTTAAATATCTTCAAATGGAAACCGAGCAGTACGACCTTGTTTTTGCCGATCCACCGTACGACCTGAACAAGATCCCTGAGATACCGAAAATAGTTTTTGAACGGAACATACTGTTACCTGGCGCTTTGCTGATTGTGGAGCATCAATCGATGCAAAACATCAGCCAGCACCCGTCATTTATGGAGCAGCGAAAGTATGGACATTCGTCGTTTTCGTTTTTTAGGAACAAAGCCGACGAACAGGCTTAA
- a CDS encoding DUF3822 family protein, with product MSEYNYNYHDDDFSLDKAQGYTLLIQIDKTTFTYAVTDQNKLIAVADNHPLDELSNPEELLDLLSANFKNVVIGLPATGFSLLPQTVFNPDKLTYLARFLDVKADEKVLSQPLDSRNVIIYKTPETILNAADEFGLRNTVYTSKGWLNALARNQPGDRDLYVNINGGTVEIANFNFSKLRFYNTFEFAGEDELAYFVSLVTDELNLQPAYTYVYISGDVDAGDKNITRLADFFGKVEVNTTKILQTPLEIEGHKILSLSALSLCVSSEAL from the coding sequence ATGAGCGAATATAACTACAATTACCATGATGATGACTTTAGCCTTGATAAGGCGCAAGGTTATACTTTACTGATACAAATTGATAAAACAACGTTTACCTACGCTGTAACCGATCAAAATAAGCTAATTGCGGTTGCCGACAATCACCCGCTGGATGAATTAAGTAACCCCGAAGAACTACTGGACCTGTTATCGGCAAATTTTAAAAATGTAGTTATTGGTTTGCCTGCAACCGGTTTTTCGCTGCTGCCACAAACTGTTTTTAACCCGGACAAGCTTACCTACCTGGCCCGTTTCCTGGATGTGAAAGCCGACGAAAAGGTACTATCACAACCGCTTGATAGCCGCAATGTCATTATTTATAAAACTCCCGAAACTATATTAAATGCCGCCGACGAATTTGGCTTACGCAACACTGTTTACACATCAAAAGGCTGGTTAAATGCTTTGGCCCGCAACCAGCCCGGCGACAGAGACTTGTACGTAAACATTAATGGCGGTACCGTTGAAATTGCCAACTTCAATTTCAGCAAACTGCGGTTTTACAACACGTTTGAATTTGCCGGCGAAGATGAACTGGCTTATTTTGTATCATTGGTAACTGATGAGTTAAACCTGCAACCTGCCTACACTTACGTTTACATTAGTGGAGATGTTGATGCAGGCGACAAAAATATTACCCGCCTGGCCGATTTTTTTGGAAAAGTTGAGGTGAATACCACCAAAATTCTGCAAACCCCGCTTGAAATTGAGGGGCATAAAATACTGTCACTTTCTGCCCTGTCATTATGCGTATCATCGGAGGCACTTTAA
- a CDS encoding ATP-dependent DNA helicase yields the protein MAKGFSITYQHFCRVTVIDHIRKAFPHTPNGQQLELFDRLDTFLQSREGDECFILRGYAGTGKTTIVGALVKALKQYNYRSVLLAPTGRAAKVITNYSGKKAFTIHKRIYRKKAALTLDDGFAIADNLSSDTLFIVDEASMISDESIGGRVSLLFDLLRYVYNDKNCKLMLVGDTAQLPPVGSDTSPALSEKIMQDKFGLTIFKYELTDVLRQQKDSGILFNATEIRDLIRKDEAVAPKIVTKGYKDVFRMTGERLPEGLEYAYRKYGYDRTLIICRSNKNANLYNGQIRNRILYREEELTGGDQIMIVKNNYFWLKDNEENSTDFIANGDIARIRKVRRTEEMYGFRFADVQIEFIDYAEDPVLDCKILLDTLYADSPALSQENQKKFYEEVMKDYAHLTNKRAMHNELKLNPYYNALQIKFAYAITCHKAQGGQWDAVFVDQGYVTDEMINMDFLRWFYTAVTRATTELFLVNFDNRFYKVPEVF from the coding sequence ATGGCTAAGGGTTTTTCAATTACTTATCAGCATTTTTGCAGGGTGACAGTGATTGATCATATCCGCAAAGCATTTCCGCATACTCCCAACGGCCAGCAACTGGAACTGTTTGACCGCCTGGATACCTTTTTGCAAAGCCGCGAAGGTGATGAGTGTTTTATATTGCGGGGCTACGCCGGTACCGGTAAAACTACCATAGTGGGGGCGTTGGTAAAAGCGCTCAAGCAGTATAATTATCGCTCGGTGCTGCTGGCGCCTACAGGCCGGGCAGCTAAAGTGATCACCAATTACTCGGGGAAAAAGGCATTTACTATTCACAAACGCATTTACCGTAAAAAGGCTGCCTTAACGCTTGATGATGGCTTTGCCATTGCCGATAACCTGTCAAGCGATACTTTGTTTATTGTTGATGAGGCATCCATGATCAGCGACGAATCCATAGGTGGCCGGGTTTCATTGTTGTTTGATTTACTCAGATACGTTTACAACGATAAAAACTGCAAGCTGATGCTGGTTGGCGACACCGCCCAGCTGCCGCCGGTTGGTTCAGATACCAGCCCGGCCCTGAGCGAAAAAATTATGCAGGATAAATTTGGCCTCACTATTTTTAAATATGAACTTACCGATGTGCTTCGCCAGCAAAAGGACTCGGGAATATTATTTAATGCGACCGAAATTCGTGACCTGATCAGGAAAGATGAAGCGGTTGCCCCTAAAATTGTGACCAAGGGCTATAAAGACGTTTTCCGGATGACAGGCGAACGCTTGCCCGAGGGACTTGAATACGCCTACCGGAAATACGGTTACGACAGAACACTTATCATCTGCCGGTCGAACAAAAATGCTAACCTGTACAACGGCCAGATCCGCAACCGGATTTTGTACCGGGAAGAGGAGCTAACCGGTGGCGACCAGATCATGATTGTTAAAAACAACTACTTTTGGCTCAAGGATAACGAGGAAAATAGTACCGATTTTATTGCCAATGGCGATATTGCCCGCATCCGTAAAGTGCGCCGGACGGAAGAAATGTACGGTTTCCGTTTTGCCGATGTGCAGATAGAATTTATTGACTACGCCGAAGACCCGGTACTGGATTGTAAAATATTACTGGATACCCTGTATGCCGATTCGCCGGCTTTATCACAGGAAAACCAAAAAAAGTTTTACGAGGAGGTAATGAAAGACTACGCCCACCTTACCAACAAACGGGCTATGCACAACGAATTGAAGCTAAATCCATATTATAATGCCCTGCAAATCAAATTTGCCTATGCCATTACCTGCCATAAAGCCCAGGGTGGCCAGTGGGACGCCGTTTTTGTTGACCAGGGTTACGTAACCGACGAAATGATCAATATGGATTTTCTCCGCTGGTTTTACACGGCCGTTACCCGCGCAACAACCGAATTGTTTTTGGTTAATTTCGATAACCGGTTTTACAAAGTACCCGAAGTTTTTTAG